A DNA window from Vigna angularis cultivar LongXiaoDou No.4 chromosome 1, ASM1680809v1, whole genome shotgun sequence contains the following coding sequences:
- the LOC128195011 gene encoding uncharacterized protein LOC128195011, with the protein MICYNERWNNRERKIRYVFSSLCRSGIYLNIKLLHQIHWVSPQKICLRMLQRILRNRIEPLVGKEYISPRPVLIPYHRGGKRLYIGFQKFTEDIAVQTQSVKK; encoded by the exons ATGATATGTTACAATGAAAGATGGAATAACagggaaagaaaaataagatatgTTTTTTCCTCTTTATGTAGGTCAGGGATTTACCTCAATATCAAGCTGTTGCATCAAATACACTGGGTTTCGCCCCAAAAGATTTGTCTGAGGATGCTGCAGAGGATCTTGAGAAACAG GATAGAGCCACTTGTCGGTAAAGAATACATCAGCCCGCGACCAGTTTTGATTCCATATCACAGAGGAGGGAAAAGGTTGTACATTGGATTTCAG AAATTTACAGAAGACATAGCAGTTCAAACTCAGTCAGTAAAGAAGTAA